A part of Carnobacterium gallinarum DSM 4847 genomic DNA contains:
- a CDS encoding RrF2 family transcriptional regulator — protein MSEFTIAVHGLVYLGHNNSIFTSEALAENICTNPVRVRRVLAKCRKKGLVQTKKGVHGGYFLTDNLEAITLKNVYEAIKIPIIQNTWHSGYINEQCMISSGMSEAMDDLYDELNKDAVAKLATITLKDMEVKLYAIQNERGTKI, from the coding sequence TTGAGTGAATTTACGATTGCAGTACATGGGTTGGTCTATTTAGGTCATAACAATTCAATTTTTACCAGTGAAGCATTAGCTGAGAACATTTGTACGAATCCAGTTCGTGTTCGCAGAGTTCTGGCAAAATGCCGAAAAAAAGGATTAGTTCAAACAAAAAAAGGTGTGCATGGCGGATACTTTCTAACCGATAATTTAGAAGCTATCACTTTAAAAAATGTTTATGAGGCGATAAAGATCCCAATTATCCAAAATACTTGGCATTCAGGTTATATCAATGAACAATGTATGATTTCGTCTGGTATGTCAGAAGCTATGGATGATCTTTATGATGAGCTGAATAAAGATGCAGTAGCAAAACTAGCAACTATTACATTAAAAGATATGGAAGTAAAATTATATGCAATACAAAATGAGAGGGGCACTAAAATATGA
- a CDS encoding dihydrolipoyl dehydrogenase family protein, with protein sequence MNEYTTDVAIIGFGKAGKTLAGALAKKGKTVTVIEKSAKMYGGTCINVGCLPTKSLTHSAKIIDQLSEFGIERNPEINNQFFKQAMDYKTELVTKLNKKNYHKIADLDNVTVLDGFAHFKDDHTLLVDTDTETLQVTAANIIIGTGSTAVIPDFENKQNSPHIHTSEEILELTNLPKKLGIIGAGPIGLEFASYFAEFGSEVTVYEFNDSLLSREDKDDAAAILERLEELGVTIEFNAQAKRVQDTDNGVRLTFEQNGEEKSAELNEILVATGRIPNTNKLDIEKAGVALGARGEIKVNKHLQSSVEHIWAVGDVKGGPQFTYISLDDYRIVLPQLLGEESNYNLETRRVYPTATFVDPTFARVGFNEKEATEAGKNYKVAKMPVAAVPKAQVLRETSGFLKILVDPETDLILGASFFSYEAHEMINLIALAINENISYKSLRDGIYTHPTMSESMNDLLEMI encoded by the coding sequence ATGAATGAGTACACTACAGACGTAGCCATTATTGGATTTGGTAAAGCAGGAAAAACATTAGCAGGTGCTTTAGCTAAAAAAGGAAAAACCGTCACTGTGATTGAAAAATCAGCTAAAATGTATGGTGGAACTTGTATTAATGTGGGATGCTTACCGACTAAATCGTTGACACATAGTGCAAAAATTATTGATCAATTATCAGAATTTGGCATTGAGCGAAATCCTGAGATTAACAACCAGTTTTTCAAACAAGCCATGGACTATAAAACTGAATTAGTAACCAAATTAAATAAAAAAAACTACCATAAAATTGCTGATTTAGATAACGTAACAGTCTTAGACGGTTTTGCTCACTTCAAAGATGACCATACTTTGTTAGTGGATACAGATACAGAAACGCTACAAGTTACGGCTGCTAATATCATTATTGGAACTGGATCTACGGCTGTTATTCCAGATTTTGAAAACAAGCAAAACAGTCCACACATCCACACAAGTGAAGAAATTTTAGAGCTAACAAATCTGCCAAAAAAACTAGGTATTATCGGAGCTGGTCCAATTGGATTAGAATTCGCTTCTTATTTTGCTGAATTTGGTTCTGAAGTAACCGTTTATGAATTCAATGACTCATTATTGTCACGTGAAGATAAGGATGACGCAGCAGCTATTTTGGAAAGATTAGAAGAATTAGGGGTAACTATTGAATTTAACGCTCAAGCTAAACGTGTTCAAGATACGGATAATGGTGTACGTTTAACATTTGAACAAAACGGCGAAGAAAAATCTGCTGAATTAAATGAAATTTTAGTTGCTACTGGCCGTATTCCTAACACAAATAAATTAGATATTGAAAAGGCTGGCGTGGCGCTCGGCGCTCGTGGAGAAATCAAGGTAAACAAGCACTTGCAATCTTCTGTTGAACACATTTGGGCAGTGGGCGACGTTAAAGGTGGACCACAATTCACTTATATTTCTTTGGATGACTACCGTATTGTTTTGCCTCAATTGCTAGGAGAAGAATCCAACTATAATTTAGAAACGCGTCGTGTTTATCCTACAGCAACATTTGTGGATCCAACATTTGCACGGGTAGGCTTTAATGAAAAAGAAGCAACTGAAGCTGGTAAAAATTATAAAGTTGCTAAGATGCCCGTTGCTGCTGTTCCTAAAGCTCAAGTATTGCGTGAAACAAGCGGCTTTTTGAAAATATTAGTTGATCCAGAGACTGACCTTATATTAGGCGCAAGCTTCTTCAGCTACGAAGCTCACGAAATGATCAACTTAATTGCATTAGCAATTAATGAAAATATTTCATATAAGAGTTTACGAGACGGTATTTATACTCACCCTACAATGAGTGAATCCATGAATGATTTACTTGAAATGATTTAA
- a CDS encoding DUF1905 domain-containing protein — protein sequence MIKIIDNQKLKLHYKEGFGSWTYHLRLPGTADNKGRWGHLKVSGTIDDFEVKNIYLAPRKDEDKIISINKEIRDAIGKSGGDIVTVMLYLHD from the coding sequence ATGATAAAAATAATTGACAATCAGAAACTCAAATTACATTACAAAGAGGGATTTGGATCATGGACTTATCACCTTAGACTACCAGGAACAGCTGATAATAAAGGGAGATGGGGACATTTAAAAGTATCTGGTACAATTGACGATTTTGAAGTGAAAAACATTTATTTGGCTCCAAGGAAAGATGAAGATAAGATCATCTCAATCAATAAGGAAATTAGAGACGCGATAGGGAAAAGCGGTGGCGATATAGTAACGGTAATGTTATATTTGCATGATTAA
- a CDS encoding Tn3 family transposase codes for MVEIEQLKGHHKEGFGKFINEPSKEQLNLYFYLNDSDKEVIAKMKKSSTKLGFAVQLGTVRFLGCFTSDFETLPIVVIQHLAAQLNIDYKEFYGYTRKQTIWQHMKLIQDYYNYVLFTDNAVEKYLSDWLLDRSWYTTETDNMLFDMLLKKCLDEKIILPGFSTFERFVSKIIDSSEKQLYKLLSEIPATSEVERLLELFDFVGEPIRGATLKMDILRSPLIDESQKELIRGFNRLIMFQSFHTENWDFSVIPEGKLKKLASYAFKAKAQAIQRMPLNRQIAHLVAFVYEHQKKAMDEQLLALSKYVDAIFRRAKNKEIKDRMRTIKDLDRAALTLSKIVELLFDESITNQEIRKVISDKFQKEEMDAAIFQVKDIVRNEQEPIAINELRKAFRKIKKFIPSILLSINFEGNNYGADSLVVWEKIKEVFPKPITLDHFYDIEPCLSKKWQYYIHENPTSVNQCVLIAGLELLFQGLKKHDIFVTNSEKYADPMSYLLDDSTWIEQREVLITQLDLPSSGTLAVQKLSEDLSLSFIETQSNWDASNMARLEEINGEVKVVVSNLKKGNEQPNEKEFKSRVRQLMPSIDLSDLLLEVNQRVGLTQSFKHLNEKESRMKQLDISILAVLLAESCNIGFSPVSKNNIDSLKYDRLTYVAHQYLRIDTLTAANQKIIHSHKKLELALAWGNGEMASADGIRYITPQRSLYSASNPKYFGKGRGITFYNFVSDHYIGFHGMVVSGTLRDSLYLLEGLLNQTSGLQPTQIMTDTAGYSDLIFGLFGLLGFQFSPRIANKHGTKLWRIEKNADYGLLNDVTKSRINTDLIEEHWEDILRVAGSLKSGKVNATELTRALQRSGQPTSLGKAITEYGKVYKTKHQLRYLSDEIYARQILEQLNKGESRHALCRSIFYGRNGKLYQTYIDGMEEQLTSLSVVTNAVIYWNTLYLEKVLEQMKVEGYDCSEELIGKLSPLLFEHINFVGKYSFQYNQGLEDGSLRPLKTPDSL; via the coding sequence ATGGTAGAAATTGAACAATTGAAGGGACACCACAAAGAAGGATTTGGGAAATTTATAAATGAGCCATCTAAAGAACAACTTAATCTCTACTTTTATTTAAATGATTCTGATAAAGAGGTTATTGCAAAAATGAAAAAATCGTCCACAAAATTAGGATTCGCAGTTCAACTAGGAACCGTCAGGTTCCTCGGATGCTTTACATCTGATTTTGAAACACTTCCAATAGTGGTCATTCAGCATTTAGCTGCGCAACTAAATATTGACTACAAGGAATTTTATGGGTACACACGTAAACAAACAATTTGGCAACATATGAAACTTATACAAGACTACTATAACTATGTACTATTTACTGATAATGCAGTAGAAAAATATTTATCTGATTGGTTACTTGATCGGTCATGGTATACAACTGAGACGGATAATATGCTTTTTGATATGCTATTAAAAAAATGTTTGGATGAAAAAATTATTTTACCAGGTTTTTCTACTTTTGAACGCTTTGTATCTAAAATTATTGATTCTTCTGAAAAACAACTCTATAAATTACTTTCTGAGATTCCTGCTACATCAGAGGTAGAACGTTTGTTAGAATTATTTGATTTTGTTGGTGAGCCTATACGTGGTGCAACGCTTAAAATGGATATTTTACGAAGCCCTTTGATTGACGAAAGTCAAAAGGAGCTTATTCGTGGGTTTAATAGACTGATTATGTTCCAATCTTTTCATACAGAAAACTGGGACTTTTCTGTAATTCCTGAAGGGAAATTAAAAAAACTTGCCAGCTATGCTTTCAAAGCAAAAGCTCAAGCTATACAAAGAATGCCACTAAATCGCCAAATAGCTCATTTAGTGGCATTTGTTTATGAACATCAGAAAAAAGCAATGGACGAACAACTTTTAGCACTATCAAAATATGTAGATGCTATTTTTAGACGTGCAAAAAATAAAGAAATAAAAGATCGAATGAGAACAATAAAAGATTTAGATCGAGCTGCTCTTACGTTATCAAAAATTGTAGAACTTTTATTTGACGAATCCATTACTAACCAAGAAATTCGAAAAGTTATTTCAGATAAATTTCAAAAAGAAGAAATGGATGCAGCCATTTTTCAAGTTAAGGATATTGTTCGTAACGAGCAAGAACCCATTGCAATTAATGAACTTCGCAAAGCATTCAGGAAAATTAAAAAGTTCATCCCCTCTATTCTTTTATCCATTAACTTTGAAGGTAACAATTACGGGGCAGATAGCTTAGTCGTTTGGGAAAAGATAAAAGAAGTTTTTCCAAAACCAATAACACTAGACCATTTTTATGATATTGAACCCTGTTTATCTAAAAAATGGCAATATTATATACATGAAAATCCCACTTCAGTAAATCAGTGCGTGTTAATTGCTGGGCTAGAACTTCTCTTTCAAGGATTAAAAAAGCATGACATATTTGTTACTAATAGTGAAAAATATGCAGACCCAATGAGCTATTTATTGGATGATTCTACGTGGATAGAGCAACGGGAAGTTTTGATTACTCAACTTGACTTACCTTCTTCAGGCACCTTAGCTGTACAAAAATTAAGCGAAGATTTGTCTCTATCTTTTATAGAAACACAATCAAATTGGGATGCATCTAATATGGCAAGGCTTGAAGAAATAAATGGTGAAGTAAAAGTAGTTGTTTCAAATTTGAAAAAGGGAAATGAGCAGCCTAATGAAAAAGAGTTTAAATCACGTGTGCGCCAACTCATGCCTAGCATTGATTTATCCGATTTATTATTGGAAGTAAACCAACGAGTTGGGTTAACTCAATCCTTTAAACATTTAAATGAGAAAGAATCCAGAATGAAACAGTTAGATATTAGTATTTTAGCAGTATTGTTAGCGGAATCATGTAATATTGGATTTTCTCCAGTTTCCAAAAATAATATTGATAGTTTGAAGTATGATAGGCTCACCTATGTAGCTCATCAATACTTACGTATTGATACCTTAACTGCAGCTAATCAAAAAATTATTCATTCACATAAGAAATTGGAACTGGCTCTTGCTTGGGGAAATGGAGAAATGGCGTCTGCAGATGGAATTCGGTATATAACACCGCAAAGATCACTTTACTCTGCTAGTAATCCAAAATACTTTGGCAAAGGCCGAGGAATCACTTTCTATAACTTTGTTTCAGATCATTATATTGGTTTCCATGGAATGGTTGTATCAGGCACGTTAAGAGACTCTCTTTACTTATTAGAGGGACTTCTTAATCAAACCAGCGGATTACAGCCCACTCAGATAATGACAGATACAGCTGGATATAGTGACCTTATTTTTGGATTATTTGGACTACTAGGTTTTCAATTTAGTCCTAGAATTGCGAATAAACATGGTACCAAACTATGGAGAATTGAAAAAAATGCTGATTATGGTTTATTGAATGATGTTACTAAAAGTCGAATTAACACTGATTTAATTGAAGAACATTGGGAAGATATACTTCGAGTAGCAGGTTCCCTGAAATCTGGTAAAGTCAATGCAACTGAACTAACTCGAGCGTTACAACGATCTGGTCAACCAACTTCACTTGGAAAAGCAATTACAGAATATGGAAAGGTTTATAAGACCAAACATCAACTACGCTATCTTTCAGATGAAATTTATGCTCGTCAAATACTTGAACAGCTAAATAAGGGTGAATCACGTCATGCACTTTGCAGAAGTATATTTTACGGAAGAAATGGAAAATTATATCAAACTTATATTGATGGAATGGAGGAGCAGTTAACCTCTTTAAGCGTTGTAACAAATGCAGTAATTTATTGGAATACACTGTATCTTGAAAAAGTATTGGAGCAGATGAAAGTAGAAGGATATGACTGTTCAGAAGAACTTATAGGAAAATTATCTCCACTTTTATTTGAGCATATAAACTTTGTTGGTAAATATTCATTCCAGTATAATCAAGGTCTAGAAGACGGATCATTACGACCATTAAAAACACCTGATTCTCTCTAA